The genomic window CGCTGCCCGCGCGCTCGGCCTTCTCGCGGAAACCGGAACGCTTGAGGTTGGCAAGTCCGCCGACATGGCGCTCTGGGACGTGTCCGATCCGGCCGAACTGGTCTATCGCATCGGCTTCAATCCGCTGAGATCGCTCTATATTCAGGGGCAGGAGGTGAACCTGTGACTATCGTCCTGAAGCCCGGCAGCGTCACGCTCGCGACGCTGGAAGGCATCTATCGCAGTGATACGCCCGTGCGACTGGACCCGTCATGCGACGCCGCCATCGAAAAGGCCGCTGCTCGTATTGCCCAGATCGCCGCCGGCAATGCGCCGGTCTATGGCATCAATACCGGCTTCGGAAAGCTCGCCTCGATCAAGATCGATGCCGCCGATACCGCGACCCTGCAGCGCAACCTGATCCTGTCACATTGCTGCGGCGTCGGCGCGCCGCTCGATGACAGCATCGTCCGGCTGATCATGGCGCTGAAGCTGATCTCGCTCGGCCGGGGCGCGTCCGGCGTGCGGCTGCAACTCGTGCGCCTGATCGAGGGGATGCTGGAAAAGCGCGTCACGCCGGTCATTCCCGAAAAGGGCTCGGTCGGCGCCTCCGGCGACCTTGCGCCGCTTGCTCATATGGCAGCCGTGATGATGGGCGAGGGCGAGGCGGTTTTCGAGGGCGAGCGGCTTTCCGGAGGTGCTGCGCTTGAAAAGGCCGGTCTTGCGCCGGTGCGGCTTGCCGCCAAGGAGGGATTGGCGCTGATCAATGGCACGCAGGTTTCCACGGCGTTGGCGCTCGCCGGCCTGTTCCGCGCCTTCCGTTGCGCCCAGACGGCACTGGTCACCGGCGCGCTGTCCACCGACGCGGCGATGGGCTCACCGGCGCCGTTTCATCCCGATATCCATACTCTGCGCGGCCATCAGGGCCAGATCGATGCGGCCGCAAGCCTCCGCGCGCTTCTCGAAGGTTCCGAGATCCGCGTCTCCCATATCGAGGGCGACGAACGGGTGCAGGACCCTTACTGCATCCGCTGCCAGCCGCAGGTCGAAGGCGCCTGCCTCGATCTCCTGCGCCAGGCCGGACGCACGCTTGAAATCGAGGCCAATGCCGCCACCGACAATCCGCTGGTGCTGTCCGACGACAGCGTCGTGTCCGGCGGCAATTTCCATGCCGAGCCGGTGGCGTTTGCCGCCGACCAGATCGCGCTCGCCGTCTGCGAGATCGGCGCGATCGCGCAGCGGCGGATCGCGCTGCTGGTGGACCCGGCGCTCTCCTTCGGCCTGCCGGCCTTCCTGTCGAGAAAGCCGGGGCTCAATTCCGGCCTGATGATCGCCGAGGTGACATCGGCGGCGCTGATGAGCGAGAACAAGCAGATGTCCCATCCAGCCTCGGTCGATTCGACCCCGACATCCGCCAATCAGGAAGACCATGTGTCGATGGCCTGCCATGGCGCGCGCCGGCTTCTGGCGATGACCGAGAACCTCAGCCATATCATCGGCATAGAGGCGCTCTGCGGTGCGCAGGGCGTGGAACTGCGCGCGCCGCTCGCGACCAGCCCCGCGTTGCAAAGGGCGATCGCCGCGTTGCGCAGGCTCGTTCCCGCGCTTGAGGAAGACCGCTATATGGCCGGCGATCTGGAAAAGGCGGCAAATGCGGTGCATGACGGCGTGCTGATCGACGCGGTCGGGGCGGGGGTGCTGCCGGAGATCGCGGCGTGAGGCTTTTCCCTGTTCCATCTCCGCCCCTCACCCGGCGCATGCGCGCCACCCTCTCCCCCGCGGGGCGAGGGGGAGCAAGCAACCGGCGCTGGAGAATGCAGACAGGCAATGCCACTCAGTTTTCCCCTTCTCCCCCTGGGGAGAAGGTGGCCGAAGGCCGGATGAGGGTAGGCGACGATTGCCATAAATTCAGACAGAGGAATACTTTCCCATGACCGACCCCGTCATCGTCAAAAAGGGCATATCGCCCGTCATCCTCGGCTTGCCGCACACGGGTACGCATGTTCCGCCGGATATTGAGGCCCGGCTCAACGACAATGGCCGCCTGCTCGCCGATACCGACTGGCATGTCGACCGGCTCTATGACGGGCTGCTTGCCGACGTGACCACGGTGAAGGCCACCTTCCACCGCTACGTGATCGACGCCAACCGCGATCCGGAAGGCGTCAGCCTCTATCCAGGCCAGAACACCACCGGACTGGTGCCGGAGACGGATTTCGACAGCAAGCCGATCTGGAAGGACGGCGAGGCGCCGACCGCGACCGATATCGCAGCGCGGCTTGAAGCGTTTCACGCGCCCTATCATGCAGCGCTTGCCGCCGAGATCGCGCGGGTCAAGGCCGAGCACGGCATCGCCATTCTCTACGACTGCCATTCGATCCGCTCGCATATTCCCTTCTTGTTCGAAGGCAAGCTTCCGGATTTCAACATCGGCACCAATCTCGGCGTTACCTGCGCGCCCGAATTCGAGGCGGCTGCGGCAAGCGTTGTGTCGCTGGCACCCGGCCACGACCACGCCGTCAACGGCCGCTTCAAGGGCGGCTG from Martelella sp. NC20 includes these protein-coding regions:
- the hutH gene encoding histidine ammonia-lyase: MTIVLKPGSVTLATLEGIYRSDTPVRLDPSCDAAIEKAAARIAQIAAGNAPVYGINTGFGKLASIKIDAADTATLQRNLILSHCCGVGAPLDDSIVRLIMALKLISLGRGASGVRLQLVRLIEGMLEKRVTPVIPEKGSVGASGDLAPLAHMAAVMMGEGEAVFEGERLSGGAALEKAGLAPVRLAAKEGLALINGTQVSTALALAGLFRAFRCAQTALVTGALSTDAAMGSPAPFHPDIHTLRGHQGQIDAAASLRALLEGSEIRVSHIEGDERVQDPYCIRCQPQVEGACLDLLRQAGRTLEIEANAATDNPLVLSDDSVVSGGNFHAEPVAFAADQIALAVCEIGAIAQRRIALLVDPALSFGLPAFLSRKPGLNSGLMIAEVTSAALMSENKQMSHPASVDSTPTSANQEDHVSMACHGARRLLAMTENLSHIIGIEALCGAQGVELRAPLATSPALQRAIAALRRLVPALEEDRYMAGDLEKAANAVHDGVLIDAVGAGVLPEIAA
- the hutG gene encoding N-formylglutamate deformylase, which codes for MTDPVIVKKGISPVILGLPHTGTHVPPDIEARLNDNGRLLADTDWHVDRLYDGLLADVTTVKATFHRYVIDANRDPEGVSLYPGQNTTGLVPETDFDSKPIWKDGEAPTATDIAARLEAFHAPYHAALAAEIARVKAEHGIAILYDCHSIRSHIPFLFEGKLPDFNIGTNLGVTCAPEFEAAAASVVSLAPGHDHAVNGRFKGGWTIRHYGRPETGVHAIQMELAQSTHLESEAPPFAYDDRKAEALRRHLQDILERIERLSFSARI